A region from the Salvia splendens isolate huo1 chromosome 15, SspV2, whole genome shotgun sequence genome encodes:
- the LOC121766889 gene encoding uncharacterized protein LOC121766889: protein SKAPYRMAPKELEELKVQLQELLELGFIRPSVSPWGAPVLFVKKKDGTMRMCIDYRELNKLTLKNKYPLPRIDDLFDQLRGAGVFSKMDLRSGYHQLRVRREDVPKTAFRTRYGHYEFVVMPFGLTNAPAVFMDLMNRVFHPFLDRFVLVFIDDVLVYSKNEEEHKEHLRTVLATLRDEKLYAKFSKCEFWLKEVNFLGHVVTSDGIRVDPAKVEAVQEWKSPSTQNEIRSFLGLAGYYRRFIEGFSKIARPMTQQLKKGVKMIWTPECEASFQLLKEKLTTAPILAVPEPETDYAVYTDASKVGLGCVLMQKGKVIAYASRQLKPHELNYPTHDLELAAVVHALKIWRHHLYGVRCEIYTDHKSLKYFFEQKELNMGRLCVPKDEGLRMEIMREAHETPYAAHPGSTKMYQDLKRQFWWNGMKKHVAAFVERCLACQQVKALHQRPYGKLQPLEIPEWKWEHIAMDFVVGLPKSQRGNTVIWVIIDRLTKSAHFVPVRATYGSDQLAKVYVREIIRLHGVPATITSDRDAKFTSRFWTSLQSELGTKLNFSTAFHPQTDGQSERTIQALEDMLRAVVLDRGVGWEEVLPLVEFAYNNSYQQQAMAEELAALIKTNTWLITALSPGKIPIDCKWVYKVKFRADASVERYKARLVAKGYTQHEGIDYLDTFSHVAKLTTVKFILALAAINGWSLSHLDINNAFLYGDLEEEIYMNLSTGLLVEEGTNPTVKLVCRLKKSLYGLK, encoded by the exons tccaaagcaccttatagaatggcgccaaaagagttggaggagcttaaggtgcaactgcaagagctactggaattgggattcattagacctagcgtgtcaccatggggagcaccagtgttgttcgtaaagaagaaggatggaacgatgaggatgtgcatcgactatcgggagctaaacaaactaacgctgaagaacaagtatccactaccaaggatagacgacttgtttgaccaacttcgaggggcaggagtcttctctaagatggatttgaggtctgggtaccatcagctgagggttcggcgagaagatgtacccaagacagcttttcgaacaagatatggtcattatgagttcgttgtaatgccttttggactgacgaacgccccggcagtgttcatggaccttatgaaccgcgtgttccatccttttctggatcggtttgtcctggttttcatcgatgacgtgctcgtttactcaaagaacgaagaggagcacaaagagcacttgagaaccgtcttagcaactctaagggacgagaaactatatgccaagttcagtaaatgcgagttttggctcaaggaagtaaattttcttggacatgtagtaacttcagatggaattcgtgtagatccggccaaggtagaagcggtgcaagagtggaagtcaccttctacacaaaacgaaatccgaagctttttaggactggcgggctattatcgaagattcatcgagggattctcgaagatagcaaggccaatgacgcaacaactgaaaaagggagtcaagatgatttggacgccagaatgtgaggcgagctttcagttgttgaaggagaaattgaccaccgcaccaatcttagctgtgccggagccagagactgactatgcggtatatacggatgcgtcgaaggtgggactgggatgtgtgcttatgcagaaggggaaagtgattgcatatgcatcgagacaattgaagccccatgaactgaattatccgacgcatgacttggaactggcagctgtggtacatgctttgaagatctggagacatcatctttatggagtccgttgtgagatatacacggaccataagagtctaaagtacttctttgagcaaaaggagttgaacatg ggaaggttgtgtgtgcctaaggatgaaggcctgaggatggaaatcatgagagaagcacatgaaaccccatacgctgctcatccagggagcaccaaaatgtatcaagacttgaaaagacagttttggtggaacggtatgaaaaagcatgttgcggcatttgtggagagatgcctagcatgtcaacaagtaaaggcgctacaccaacggccctatgggaaattgcaacccctcgagattccggaatggaagtgggaacatattgcaatggactttgtggtaggactgccaaaatcccagcgagggaacacggtgatttgggtgattatagatcgcctcaccaaatctgcccattttgtgccggttcgtgccacttatggatccgatcagttggctaaggtatatgtacgggaaattatacgcttgcatggagttccagcgacaatcacatctgatcgtgatgctaaattcacttctagattttggacaagcctgcagagcgagttggggactaagttgaatttcagtacagcgttccacccgcaaaccgacgggcagtcggagagaacgatacaagcattggaggacatgctacgagccgtggtgctagatcgaggtgtaggttgggaagaagtgttgcccttggtagagttcgcttacaataatagttaccag CAGCAAGCTATGGCTGAAGAACTAGCAGCTTTGATAAAGACCAACACTTGGTTAATCACTGCTCTTTCCCCGGGAAAGATTCCTATTGACTGCAAATGGGTTTATAAAGTAAAATTTAGAGCTGATGCATCTGTGGAGAGATACAAAGCACGTTTAGTTGCTAAAGGCTACACACAACATGAGGGAATTGATTATCTTGATACTTTCTCTCATGTGGCTAAGTTAACAACAGTCAAGTTTATTTTGGCTCTTGCTGCTATCAATGGTTGGTCTCTCTCACATCTTGACATTAACAATGCCTTTCTCTATGGTGATCTAGAGGAagaaatttatatgaatttatccACTGGGCTTCTTGTTGAGGAGGGCACTAATCCTACAGTAAAGCTTGTATGCAGGCTCAAGAAGTCACTTTATGGTTTAAAATAG
- the LOC121766890 gene encoding uncharacterized mitochondrial protein AtMg00810-like, which yields MPDRAFCMRKNAKTMVRDLGVPKYFLGLEIARNKKGIMISQRKYAMDLIRDAGLLGCKPSPVPMDPLKQLKQDSGNLMEDPSKYRRLIGRLLYLCITRADITFAVHKLSQFVSKPCEKHWEAGEKVLRYLKDTPGHSLFYSSAANSILSNFSDADWAACPDTRRSMTGYCFISWNIINLPEGKETTYHIKIISIS from the exons atgcccgatcgggcgttttgCATGAGGAAAAACGCCAAGACAATG GTTAGAGACCTTGGAGTCCCAAAATACTTTCTTGGTTTAGAGATTGCAAGAAACAAGAAAGGGATCATGATCTCTCAGAGAAAATATGCCATGGATCTTATCAGAGATGCAGGGCTATTGGGATGCAAGCCCTCTCCCGTTCCTATGGATCCTCTAAAACAGCTCAAACAAGATTCTGGTAACTTGATGGAGGATCCATCTAAGTATAGAAGATTGATTGGGAGATTGCTATACTTGTGTATAACTAGGGCGGATATAACTTTTGCGGTTCACAAACTCAGTCAATTTGTGTCAAAACCTTGTGAAAAACATTGGGAGGCTGGTGAAAAGGTCCTAAGATATCTGAAGGACACACCTGGGCACAGCTTATTCTACTCAAGTGCTGCTAATTCTATACTTAGCAATTTCtcagatgctgactgggcagcaTGTCCAGACACTCGAAGATCAATGACTGGttattgttttatttcttgGAACATCATTAATCTCCCGGAGGGCAAAGAAACAACATACCATATCAAGATCATCAGCATAAGCTGA
- the LOC121769453 gene encoding G-type lectin S-receptor-like serine/threonine-protein kinase B120, with product MKVPDFAQPLLSRVQDECQTTCLRNCSCIAYAYDINIGCMFWSDSLIDTQELDRAGVDLYVRLSASEFDNHKERKLFIIIAVVVGFVCISFILFIAWWLMKWKGRKAQDSSILESGQMFTTDSTAIVQKNETREVNIGDLPKFTFEMLANATNQFHEDNLLGRGGFGPVYKGVLASEKEIAVKRLSAESGQGMQEFMNEVIAIYFQTPTQESCETAGRLCRERRKDSNI from the exons ATGAAGGTTCCGGACTTTGCTCAACCCTTGCTTTCGAGGGTTCAAGACGAGTGTCAGACCACGTGTCTGAGGAACTGCTCATGCATAGCTTATGCTTATGATATTAACATTGGTTGTATGTTTTGGAGTGATAGCTTGATTGACACACAGGAGTTAGACCGTGCTGGTGTTGATCTCTACGTTCGTCTCTCTGCTTCTGAGTTTG ATAACCACAAGGAGAGAAAGTTGTTCATTATAATTGCAGTAGTTGTGGGTTTTGTATGCATATCTTTTATACTGTTTATTGCTTGGTGGTTGATGAAGTGGAAAG GGAGAAAAGCGCAAGATTCAAGTATTTTGGAATCAGGGCAAATGTTCACGACGGATTCAACTGCAATCGtgcaaaaaaatgaaacaagGGAGGTTAATATTGGCGATTTGCCAAAGTTCACATTCGAGATGCTTGCTAATGCAACCAACCAGTTCCATGAAGATAATCTTCTTGGGAGGGGAGGTTTTGGTCCTGTTTACAAG GGAGTTCTGGCAAGCGAGAAAGAAATTGCTGTGAAAAGACTATCTGCAGAATCTGGGCAAGGGATGCAAGAATTCATGAATGAAGTGATAGCCATTTATTTCCAAACTCCAACGCAGGAATCCTGTGAAACTGCTGGGAGGTTGTgtagagaaagaagaaaagatTCTAATATATGA